A stretch of Argiope bruennichi chromosome 10, qqArgBrue1.1, whole genome shotgun sequence DNA encodes these proteins:
- the LOC129988729 gene encoding uncharacterized protein LOC129988729: MDTTIIKTVGCPLDHDFLKSWERFNLGSSHDSDYSETTNEETKIKQDEWIEEFSFDNVSDSKYTFSECSDKITEINSLNKSNSESIFTKDKPNEGDISFKNKDLMNFVIEIDAKSTFSKHSNKNDEAAFQNKDDTKKLTFENDTEDIEKLFSSLSLKNNELLNNNYESDSDTSTGYESNSDSDEQGQSAVLRERYPQRHNRPENNKQLRITPFPQNHAKFCNQHFRSENSQTSVNISPMFDNFNVFHNGCNLLNNISNTNGEEYDASSSIRTFHSCFPSSESVTGEVFENIFLSRVEKQIVNNVIPCRATNKIIDDIIPYKNTTNQVINGIIPCAVMDEIFDSVVPSPNDIGNDIFSAEINDIPNYNNLEETFFSESNDTSYNASDGERKTVLDSHFENLPSEEVDQMLKEFILKLKSDHFSNQSCENLSENFQLHELSSNELENFFDNSSKSNQNNVFAFKESNFSKHNQQNFDTKIGHTDSFLSKENLKETSMHSYLAKRNNVLGKLSKFHDSKSGNYSNLISENISSINRESLSHKTSDFVKVSEEIEHKIVKYKEMDRIIKGQKPLPLHSDSVTELSWDMFPFVEIDDNSISECVNTSPNISQYKISCKKNDSKQKHTNETQKSLSKVEQPKICCMIRTVARDKLFQSPSFCIKKWHLEIEEIRQQIKSGLLRNEKKKIIHYLNKNRRTKYRGTNLHHAIRSENIEKVFCIVEYHKMCHETIPEINLRDSDNKTVLDYSKQKGLDLLTDYLRENNATESINV, from the exons ATGGATACAACTATAATTAAGACTGTGGGGTGTCCACTTGACcatgattttttgaaatcatgGGAACGCTTCAATTTAGGAAGTTCTCATGATTCTGATTACTCGGAGACAACTAATGAAGAAACTAAAATTAAGCAAGATGAGTGGATTGAAGAGTTCTCTTTTGACAATGTTTCAGATTCTAAGTATACGTTTTCTGAATGTTCAGATAAAATCactgaaataaattctttgaataaaagtaattctgaaagtatttttacaaaggaCAAGCCAAATGAGGGagacatatcatttaaaaataaggatttaatgaaCTTTGTAATAGAGATTGATGCTAAATCTACATTTtctaaacattcaaataaaaatgatgaagcTGCTTTTCAGAATAAAGATGATACTAAGAAACTTACTTTTGAGAATGACACAGAAGATATTGAAAAACTGTTTTCTTCTTTGTCactcaaaaataatgaattattaaataacaattatgaaAGTGATTCTGATACATCTACTGGGTATGAATCTAATTCTGATTCTGATGAGCAAGGTCAATCAGCTGTCTTAAGAGAACGGTATCCACAAAGGCATAATAGACCAGAAAACAACAAACAATTGAGAATAACTCCTTTTCCTCAGAATCATGCAAAATTTTGTAACCAGCATTTTAGATCAGAAAATTCACAAACATCTGTGAATATTAGTCCTATGTTTGATAACTTCAATGTTTTCCATAATGGTTGTAATTTGCTAAATAATATTAGCAATACAAATGGTGAAGAATATGATGCTTCTTCTTCCATTAGAACATTTCATTCATGTTTTCCCAGTTCGGAGTCTGTGACTGgtgaagtttttgaaaatatttttttaagtagagTGGAAAAGCAAATAGTTAATAATGTTATTCCATGTAgagcaacaaataaaataattgatgataTTATTCCATATAAAAACACGACAAATCAAGTAATTAATGGTATTATTCCATGTGCAGTTATGGATGAGATATTTGATAGTGTTGTTCCATCTCCAAATGATATAGGTAATGATATATTCTCTGCAGAAATAAATGATAttccaaattataataatttagaagaaacATTCTTTTCTGAATCAAATGACACAAGTTATAATGCATCTGATGGAGAAAGGAAAACTGTTTTAGattctcattttgaaaatttgcctTCAGAAGAAGTGGATCAGATGCTAAAagagtttatattaaaattgaagtcTGATCATTTTTCTAATCAAAGTTGTGAGAATTTATCTGAAAACTTTCAATTGCATGAACTGTCTAGTAATGAATTGGAAAACTTTTTCGATAATTCTTCGAAATCTAACCAAAATAATGTTTTCGCTTTTAAGGAAAGCAATTTTTCAAAGCacaatcaacaaaattttgatacaaaaattggACATACGGATTCTTTCTTATCAAAAGAAAACCTTAAAGAAACTTCAATGCATTCATATTTAGCTAAAAGAAACAATGTTTTggggaaattaagtaaattccaTGACAGTAAATCTGGTAACTATTCTAACTTGATTTCTGAGAATATTTCATCAATCAATCGTGAAAGTTTATCACATAAAACATCTGATTTTGTGAAAGTATCAGAAGAAATTGAGCACAAGATTGTAAAGTATAAAGAAATGGATAGGATCATAAAAGGGCAAAAGCCTTTACCTTTACACTCTGATTCTGTTACTGAACTTAGTTGGGATATGTTTCCGTTTGTTGAAATTGATGATAACTCAATTTCAGAATGTGTAAATACATCACCTAATATTTCTCAGTACAAAATATCTTGTAAAAAGAATGACTCTAAACAGAAGCATACAAATGAAACACAGAAATCATTGTCTAAAGTTGAACAGCCCAAAATTTGCTGTATGATTAG aaCAGTTGCTAGAGACAAGCTTTTTCAATCCCcatcattttgtataaaaaaatggcaCCTTGAGATTGAGGAAATAAGACAGCAAATTAAAAGTGGCctgttaagaaatgaaaaaaagaaaattattcattacttaaACAAAAACAGAAGAACGAAGTATAGAGGAAC aaacttGCACCATGCTATCCGatcagaaaatatagaaaaagttttCTGCATTGTGGAATACCACAAAATGTGCCATGAAACAAtacctgaaataaatttaagagatTCTGACAATAAG ACAGTTTTAGATTATTCAAAGCAGAAAGGACTGGATTTGTTGACTGATTATTTGAGAGAGAATAATGCAACAGAatcaattaatgtttaa